One Triticum dicoccoides isolate Atlit2015 ecotype Zavitan chromosome 4B, WEW_v2.0, whole genome shotgun sequence genomic window carries:
- the LOC119294315 gene encoding tryptophan decarboxylase 1-like yields the protein MDPAASASPSFDARVQGSSFQPLNPEDVRAYLYKAADFITDYYTSVESMPVLPDVKPGYLRDELRASPPQHSAPFDVTMKELRTSVVPGMTHWASPSFFAFFPSTNSAAAIAGELIASAMNTVGFTWQAAPAATEMEVLVLDWLAQLLRLPTSFMNRTSVGRGTGGGVILGTTSEAMLVTLVAARDAALRQIASNGMSYITRLTVYATDQTHSTFFKACRLAGFDPANLRSIPTGPETDYGLDPAKLLEIMQLDFDAGLVPTACICPEFRHHIDGVERVDSISMSPHKWLLTCLDCTCLWVRDTNRLTDALETNPEYLKNDATESGEVIDLKDMQVGVGRRFRGLKLWMVMRTYGTAKLQQHIRSDVAMAKAFEDLVRADDRFEIVVPRNFALVCFRIRARGTMTEEATDEVNRVLINRLNMSGKAYLAHTVVGNRFVLRFAVGSSLQEDRHVRSAWELIKKTTAEIIDGEEIVQ from the exons ATGGACCCCGCGGCCTCCGCTTCCCCTTCGTTCGACGCCCGCGTCCAAGGCAGCAGCTTCCAGCCGCTCAACCCAGAAGACGTGCGCGCATACCTCTACAAGGCTGCCGACTTCATCACGGATTACTACACCAGCGTCGAGTCCATGCCGGTTCTCCCCGACGTGAAACCCGGCTACCTACGGGACGAGCTGAGGGCGTCCCCGCCACAACACTCGGCTCCCTTCGACGTCACCATGAAGGAGCTGAGGACATCCGTCGTCCCCGGGATGACGCACTGGGCTAGCCCCAGTTTCTTCGCGTTTTTCCCGTCCACCAACAGCGCCGCAGCCATCGCGGGGGAGCTGATCGCTTCGGCCATGAACACCGTAGGGTTCACGTGGCAGGCGGCTCCCGCGGCCACCGAGATGGAGGTGCTCGTGCTCGACTGGCTCGCCCAGCTCCTGCGCCTGCCAACCAGCTTCATGAACCGCACCAGCGTGGGGCGTGGCACCGGCGGCGGTGTCATCCTCGGGACCACTAGCGAAGCCATGCTCGTCACGCTTGTTGCTGCGCGTGACGCGGCGCTGCGTCAGATTGCCTCCAATGGCATGTCCTACATCACAAGGCTCACGGTGTACGCTACCGACCAGACACACTCCACGTTCTTCAAGGCATGCCGCCTTGCCGGCTTCGACCCTGCCAACCTCCGATCCATTCCCACTGGGCCGGAGACGGACTACGGGCTTGACCCGGCGAAGTTGCTCGAGATCATGCAGCTTGACTTCGATGCTGGTCTCGTGCCAAC CGCATGCATCTGTCCGGAGTTTCGGCACCACATCGACGGTGTTGAGCGCGTGGACTCCATCAGCATGAGCCCGCACAAGTGGCTGCTCACCTGCCTTGACTGCACCTGCTTGTGGGTGCGCGACACGAACCGCCTcacagacgcgctggagacgaaccCGGAGTACCTCAAGAATGACGCTACTGAGTCTGGCGAGGTCATTGATCTCAAGGATATGCAAGTTGGTGTGGGCCGCCGCTTTCGAGGGCTCAAGCTTTGGATGGTGATGCGCACATATGGCACCGCCAAGCTTCAGCAGCACATCCGAAGCGATGTCGCGATGGCCAAGGCGTTCGAGGACCTTGTACGTGCCGATGACCGGTTTGAGATTGTAGTGCCGAGAAACTTCGCCCTCGTATGCTTCAGGATCAGAGCAAGAGGAACCATGACGGAGGAAGCCACCGATGAGGTGAACCGTGTGCTGATTAACCGGCTCAACATGTCCGGGAAGGCCTACCTAGCGCACACCGTGGTTGGCAACAGATTCGTTCTACGGTTCGCGGTGGGGTCGTCGCTGCAGGAGGATCGGCACGTGAGAAGCGCTTGGGAGCTCATAAAGAAAACAACGGCCGAGATCATCGATGGGGAGGAGATCGTACAATAA